Within the Candidatus Bathyarchaeota archaeon genome, the region TCAAGCAGATTTTATTCCCATGACTAGTGCTTCCAACTTCAGTAAGCTCGTTGGAATTAGGATCATGATTCAGGACGCTTATATAACCTAAATCATGTTCTTTTAGTAATAGGCTTATACTCTTATCCATACTCGTTTTTTGATTTGCATTATTTGCCAAGAGTACAGTAACGTTACCCTGCTTTATGCCGAAATTTCCTATTTCTTTGATTATTGGAATTAAGGAAAATAAAAGCGGGCTGAAATTTTCTATGCATATGACTATACTATCGTTTTGATCTATTAGTTCACTAAGTTTTCTCAAATCTTTTCTATTTTCAAGTGTACTTTCAGATTCAATATCTGAATCGTCAGCTCTAAAATTTCTGGGTTTAACCTCAGCTGCAAGGTTTTCTATTTCGATACTCATAGGTACTTGGGTATTTCCGTATGGTATCCAAATTTCTACCATTATTATTTGCATCCTTAGAGCTAGGGCTTGTAACTTATTCTAATTAGAAAGAGAAGTCTACCTAGGAAATTATTAAGTGTATTTAATACATTATGTTAATAGAGGTATATTTGATCAATTTGTCTTTAGAAAAAAATGAAAAGTTAGAGACAGAATTAAGTAATATCTTAATAAAAACCGGAGCCATTAAATTCGGCTTTTTTAAGTTAACTAGCGGCAAGCTTAGCCCATATTATATTGATTTAAGGACTATTCCAAGTTCTCCTAGTGCATTTAAAACAGTTGTATCAATATATTTGACTTTGATTAAGAATAAAATAGGTTTAGATAATTTTGATCGAATTGGTTGTGTACCGATTGCAAGTATTGCATTTGCTTCTGTAATTGCGTTCAATTTAGGTAAACCGCTTTTATGTGTGAGAAAGGAACTAAAGAAACACGGAAGGCAAAAAAAGATAGAAGGCATGCTTGACCCCGGCGATAAGGTTCTTCTTATAGACGATTTAATCACTACAGGCAAGAGCATGATTGAGGCAGTAAATTCAATT harbors:
- the pyrE gene encoding orotate phosphoribosyltransferase: MSLEKNEKLETELSNILIKTGAIKFGFFKLTSGKLSPYYIDLRTIPSSPSAFKTVVSIYLTLIKNKIGLDNFDRIGCVPIASIAFASVIAFNLGKPLLCVRKELKKHGRQKKIEGMLDPGDKVLLIDDLITTGKSMIEAVNSIRGEGGIVEKGLVLIDRQEGGIKKMKEIDVTVHTFTKISDIAKRLF